The Rubrobacter tropicus nucleotide sequence CCCGAAAAATCTCACCTCGTGAGGGCCGACCTCGTCTCCGGCATCCTGCCCGTCAGGGCCGATGGACGCATGCTGTTGCTGCAGCGTCCGGCGGGGACCTGGGAGCCGCCGGCGGGGCGGTTGAGCACCGGCGAGACCTTCGAGACGGGCGCGGTGCGGGAGCTGTACGAGGAGACCGGGATGCTCGTCGCCCCGCAGCGCATCCTGGCGACCTGGGTCGGCGAGGCCCCGAGCGGCGGCGCCCTGGCCGCCGTGACGTTTATCGGACGGGCCGAGGGGGATGAGGTGAGGCTCTCCCACGAGCACCTGGATCACAGGTGGGTCACCCTCGACGAGTGGCTCGGTCTGCCGAGCTGGTGGAGCCCCGAAAACGTCCGCCGCGTGGCCGGACCCCTGGAGGCGCTTCGCGAGGCGCCCCTGCCCAAACCGGCGGTGCCCGTGGGCGGGGGCGACAGCGGCGTCGTAAACGCCGTCCTTGGCGCGGGGGTGGTGATCACGGACCTCGAAGAGCCCCGGCCGCGGGCCCTGCTCATGCGCCGCCGGAAGCCGCCCGTCGGGCTGTGGGAGAACCCCGGCGGGGTGCTCGAGCCCGGCGAGGACTTCGAGGCCTGCGCCCGCCGCGAGGCCGGGGAAGAGACGGGCCTCAAGGTCGAAGGCCCTCTGCGGCCGTGGTGGACGCGGGTCGAGCCCTGGAAGGCACCGGACGATACCGAGCTGTACGCCGGGGTCGGTTTCCTCGCCCGTCATCCCGGCGGCGAGGTAGAGCTCGAAGGCGCCGCCCACGACGCCCATCTCTGGGCCACCGAGGAGGAGTGGCGGGGCCTGCGCACCTGGTACACGGAGGAGGACTCGGACCGTCTGTGGGCGGAGATCCGGGAGTTGCACAGATGACCGGGCCGTGGGACCCGAAGGAAGGGGGAGCGAAGCCCCACGGAGACGAGAAGTCCGGGCCGGCACGGGTAGTCGGGATAGGGTTGCTGGCGTTCGCCGTCCTGATGTGGATCTCGGCCCCCGCCGTGTTGCTCCTTCCGCTCTCGGGCGGTCAGAAGCTCTGGATGGGCACGGCCCTTCTCGTGGCAGGGGAGGTGGCGTTCTGGGTTTCAGCCTTCGTTCTCGGGCGGGAGGTGTTCCGCCGGTACCGGGGGCGCCTCGACCCGCGCCGGCTCTGGGGGCGGGGTTGAACGAGTTCGACGTTATACGCAAGCTCTCTGGCCTCCTCCCGCCCGCGCCCCCCGAAGTTTTGGTGCCCATCGGGGACGATTGCGCGGTGCTCGAGATCGGGGGCAGGAAATGGGCCGCCGCCTCCGACATGCTCGTCTCGGGCCGCCACTTCGAGGGATGGGCGACCCCGGTCGACGTCGGATACAAGGCGGTGGCCGTCAACGTCTCGGACGTGGCGGCGATGGGCGGGACCCCGCGTTTCGTCCTGGTCTCCGGCGCCGTTCCCGACCCCGAGACGGCCCTCGGCGTCTTCGAGGGGGTGGCGGAGGCGTGCGGGGAGTTCGGCGTCTACCCGATAGGGGGCGACACCACGGGCGCCGAAGCCCTCACCGTGGACGTCGCCATCCTCGGTGAGCTGGAAGCGGATCCAGTCTTGCGCTCCGGGGCGAGGCCGGGCGACCTGCTCGCCGTCACCGGGGAGCTCGGCGCCTCGGCGGCCGGTCTCCTCGCGTTCGAGGACGGGGTGGACGGTTTCGGGCGTCTGAAAAGCAGGCACCTGCGGCCCCAGCCGAGGGTCGAGGTCGGCCGGGCGGCGGCGCGGCTCGGGGTGGGGGCCATGATCGACCTCTCAGACGGCCTCGCCTCCGACGTCCGCCACGTCTGCGAGAAGAGCGGGGTGGGCTGCAGCCTCGACCTCGACCTCCTCCCCGTCTCGGACGACACCCGAAAGCTCGCGACGGCCCTGGGGCGTGACCCCCTGACGCTCGCCGCCACCGGCGGGGAAGACTACGAGCTCCTCATCTCCGCGCCCGAACGCGTCCTCGAAATCCTCGCCGGAAGCGTCCCCGTTCCGGTGACCGTCGTTGGGGAAATGAGGGGCTCCGGTGCCGAGTTCCGGCGCGGCGGGCAGGTGGTGGGCGACCTTTCCGGCTGGGACCACTTCGTCTGAGCTTCCGGCTCGCCCATCCGGGTCGCAGAGAGGATTGTTCGACGCCCATATGGGTATCGAGAAGGCAAGTCGAAGAGAGGAGGGCTTGTGCCGTACAAGATGATCACGCAACTGCCCGACGGCGTGAAGAACAACCTGCCCAAGCACGCGCAGGAGATCTACAAGGAGGCGTTCAACTCGGCCGAAGAGCAGTACGGTGAGGAGGGCCGCGCCCACCGCGTGGCCTGGGGCGCCGTCGAGCAGAAGTACGAGAAGAACGACAAGGGCAACTGGGTCCAGAAGTAGCCTGTAGAGCGGGCTGCGGACGCGTCACCTTCGCGACCCGCTCCGTCAGCTACCGGCCATCGGCTCCTCGCCCTTGCTGAAAGCCGACCGCTGAAAGCAGACCGCTTTCAGCTACCTCTTCGCGGCCACTTCCGAACCCCCCGTTTCCTTGACGGGCTCGCGACCCGCGTAGGCTTCGCGCAGGATCGGGAAGCTCTTCTTCTTGCGTTCGTGGAAGGCGGGGTCCTCCCAATCGTCCCAGAAGTAGTCGAGGCGCTGGACCTCCTCCTCGCCCGTCTCTCCGGCGGGACGAAGCGAAGGGTAGATGCGCAGGCCCGGTACTTCCGTGGCCCGCAGGCCGCCGGCCTTGAAGGGGTAGTCGAGGACGCGGAGGCTGCTCGGGTCGGTGAAGCCCATGAGCATCCAGGGGATGCGCACCTCTAGCACGTCGCCCTTCGCCTGCCAGTCGGCCAGGTTGTCGAACTCGGGGCTCGACGGGTCCGTGATGCCCTCGGTCATCCTGCCGACCTCCACGTCGTCGAAGGGGATCTTCTCCTTCGTCTGGGGCAGGAAGATGGGGCGGCTGAGGGCCAGCTTCCAGGGCAGGAAGTCGCCCGCGGCTGGGTCCCGGCTCGCGTCGGGAAGGGGCAGGTAGTCGTCCGAGTTGTAGGCCCACTGGTAGGTGAACTGGTCGTAGCCGCTGTTGACGAGCATCCGGGAGTCGTCTTCTCCCTTCATCCTGAGGAGGGTCTGGATGCCGCCGTCGGGGAAGGTGAGGCCGGGTGCCGCGTCGGCGGTCTCGGCCCCCTCTCCAAGCGTGCCGAAACCGACGTCGAGCTCGTCCCGCGTGAAGTCCCAGTCGCCCCGTTTCTTGTCGAAGCGGAGGTAGAGGTAGGCCGCGTCGTGGGAGACGCTCATGTCGAATTCGTCGTGCTCCTGCTCCTCCACGCCCGAGGCCTGGCCGCTTATGCGGTCGGAGAGCCAGTCCACGGTGTCGCCTATGCCGTCGGGGCCGCCCGAGATGCGTTCCCAGTCGTCCGTCTCGCCGTCTACGTGGATCGTCTCTTCCTCGCTCTCGCCGGACTCCGATGAGATCACGCCGAACTGTTCCTCGTTTGTGAGGCGGTTGCGCCACCTGTCCCTGCGGTCCGTCGGCAGCTCCAGCTCCAGCGTGTTCCAGGTAAATTTGAACCACTCGTCCGTCCAGGCGAAGAGGGCCGAGCCGTCCAGACCCTCGTCCCTCATCACCTCGCGCATCCCCGAGACCATCTCGCCCTGCTCCTGCTCCGTGTGGTAACCCTGGTCGCGACCAAGCGGCCCGCGGTGGGCCATGCCGCGCGAGGTCGGCAGCCCGAACTCCCCGATAAAGAGCGGGATGCCCTCGTGGTGGGCGCGCAGCTCGTTCAGGTAACCGGCGTAGGGGTCTTTCTCGCCCTCCTCGTTGGTGTAAGACGTGTACTTCGGCTCGAAACGCATGAAGTCCGGGTAGTACGGATAGACGTGGTACTGGGAGAAGTAGCCGGCCTTCCACGCCGGTGTCGGCTCGACGTGCATCGGGTCCACGGGGACGAGGTCCTCCTGCTCGTTCGCCTCGTTGGGATGGTTGAGGGGGTCCGTGGTCGGCCAGTTGGTGAAGGAGGCCGGGTGCTGCCAGCCGTACTCCATCTCCTCCTCGGCCAAAGTGTCGAGCATCCAGGCCAGCCAGCTCTCGAAGGGCCTGGCGTCGTCGGTGGCGCGGAAGTACTCGCCCGAGTAGGGTTCCATGCCGGCGTTCGCCTCGTTCGTCTCCTTGACGGCGTAGGGGAACCACTCCGTGCCGACCATCCACCCGAGCATGTACTCGGAGATGTCGGACCTGAACCGGCCGCTGGCGTGGCCGGTTCTCTCCGGGAGGTCGGCGTCGCCGTGGACTACGCGGACGGCGTCCCGGATCTCGGCCCGGAAGTCCTTCGTGATGTGGCCCTTGTAGGCGTCGTGGCCCTGTTCGTCCTCCCCGATCAACTCCTCCTCCGGCGACCAGACGCCGTGGATCACCCACAAAGGGTCCTCCCTGTCGGCGTTGAAGTCGGCCAGGGCGTCGTAGAATTCGGGGTTGAGGATGGTGTAGACCCGCACCACGTCCACGTTCATCTCTTTCATCTGGGGGAACCAACGCATGTAGTCCTCCCTCGTCGGCGCCAGCTCGCCCGGCGAGTGGCCCGGGAGCGAGGCACCCATGTTCATGCCGTCCCAGTACCGGGACTCCCAGCCCTTCCCGTCGTAGACGGCGAGGTTGGCGTCCTTGACGGTCGAGACTTGCTTGATCCCGTCCACCTCCGAGACGGGTCTCTCTACCTCGCCCCAGCCCAGGATCACGACGACGGCCGCGACGGCCGCCACGAGCACGGCGATCAAAGCAAGCAGGCGTGCGAGACGGGCGCCCAGCCCGGATCTCCTCCTCGTCTCGTAATGTTGGTACACGTTCCCCCTTTAAAGATTGCGTCTAGTTGGCGCTACTCGGACCGCCGGGTGGGCTCGCGCACGGTCTCGGGCGCCGTTTCGGCCCGCTTCTCGTCCTTGCCGGGCGTGTATTTTATCCCGCCGTCGGCCTCCCCCTCGTCAAAGCCTTTACGCTCCATCGCCCCCCACTCGGTGTTCTTGCGGGCGAACGAGACGATGGCGAGGGCGCGCCAGAGCGTGTTGATCTGACGGTATCCGAAGTTCTCTAGTATCCCGTAGAAGGTGAGCTTCAGGAGGTCCCGCCACCTGGGGTAGCGCTCCAGGCGCAGCTCCTCCAGAAAGACGGCGGCCGTGGAGAGCAGGACGCCGAGGCCGATCGCCGCCAGGAAGAACGCGATGGCGAAAGGCAGGTTGATGACGCCGAGGAAGAGGCCCGCCGCGAAGGCCACGTAGCCGGCCAGCTCGACCACGGGCCCCAGAAACTCGAACAGAAAGAAGTAGGGCATCCCGAGTACGCCGACCGCCCCGTAGCGGGGATTGAAGAGCATCTTGCGGTGCCGGAAGAGCGTGTCTATGAGGCCTCGGTGCCAGCGGTTCCTCTGGCGGCCGAGGACGCGCAAGGATTCGGGGACCTCCGTCCAGGCGACCGGGTCGGGGACGAAGGAGATCTTGTACATCCGGTCGTTCTCGCGCAGGACGCGGTGCATGCGGGTGACGAGCTCCATGTCCTCGCCCACGGTGTCCGAGGCGTAGCCGCCCGCGGCGATGACGTCCCTGCGGCGGAACATCCCGAAGGCGCCCGAGATGATGAGCAGGCAGTTGAGCCTGCTCCATGCCGTCCTCACCGCTATAAAGGCCCTCAAGTACTCCACTATCTGGAAGTTCGGCAGCGCCTTGCGCGGCGTCTTCGGCTCGATGATGCGGCCCTTCTCGAAGCGGGAGCCGTTGGCCACCCGCACGATGCCGCCGACGGCGGCGACCGAGCCCGACTCGACGAGGGGACGGGCGATCCTCAGCAGGGCGTCCTCCTCCAGGATGATGTCCGCGTCCATGCAGCAGACCAGCGGGTACTGGGCGGCGCAGATGCCGGCGTTCAGGGCGTCGGACTTGCCGCCGTTGGCCTTGTCCACGACGACGAGCCGCTCCGTGGGCGAGGCGTAGACGCCCGTTATCTCGGCCGTCTCAAGTTGCAGGCGCACGGGCTGGTCCGACTCGTGCAGGTCGAACTCCCGGATCAGGACGTTCAGGGTCTCGTCTTTGGAGCCGTCGTTTACGACCACGACCTCGTGGAGCGGGTAGTGGAGGGTCAGAAAAGAGCGGACGCTGTCCACGATCGTCGCCTCCTCGTTGTAGGCCGGGACGACGATGGTGGCGGGCGGGGCGTAGTTGGAGGCGAACAGCTCCGAGAGGCCCGAGAAGACGTCGCGGCGGACGTAATCCGCGATCTCGGCGAAGGAGATCGCGTACAGGACCAGATACACGGCGTTTATGACCAGAAAATAGGTCAGAACGAAGTAGTTGGCGTAGACGACGAAGTCCCCGAGGGTCATGGTCTCACCTTGATGAGCGACTCCCTGATGTGCGCGTACGCCTGTTTGGCCCGCCTCCGCAAGCCCCCCGACAGGGCCACCACGGACATGGCGGTGATGGAGACGGCGATGACAGAGACGACGATGCGCTTCTTCCCCCTCTCGACAGACTCCGGGGTCCGACGGACGTCCGTCTGGACAACATCGCGCGCCGCGCCGCCTGATACGGCTACCAGAGGGGTGTTCTCGCGGACGACCAGAGACGATCCGGAGGACCCGCCGGGGTGCGGAGTCGAGGGGCCCGCCTTCCCGGGCAGAGCCTTCTGGAGGCTTACTACGTCTCCGACCTCGCTGGTCTCAGCAGCAGGCCTTCTATCGAGTCGGGGGAGATCCGGGCCGGGCAGACCGTCCGGCGTTTCCGTCGTTACGTCCGGTGGGGGGACGGTGGGCCCTTGTTCAGCGCCTTCGCCCTGGCCATTCAGTATCCGGTTCAACTCCAGGCGAGTCTCTCCCTCCGGCATCGTCTCCGCGAGCCTTCCGAGGTAACGGGTTGCGCCCGCGCGGGTCATGGCCCGGATCATACGCCGCGCGTTCTCGCCCCGCTCGCCCGGCTGGTCGAGGGCTTCAGCGGCCCGCCGGATGACGCCCCGCGCCTCCAGCGAGCTCGCGGCCCTGTCGCGCGCGAAGCGGTCCTCGCCCTCGAGCACGCTGACGAGGGCCGCCTCGCCGGCGGGACCCATGTTGGAGAGGGCCCGGCTGGCGTTCAGGCGGACCCACCATTCCTGGTCAAGGGTGAGCCTCCGGAGGGCCGGGATGGTCGAGGCCTCCCCGATCCTCTCCAGGGCGTTGGCGGCCTGCGCCCGCACGGGCCACTCCTCGCTCTCGGAGGCCTTTACGAGTACGGGGACGTCCTCCGGGTCGCCGATCTTGCCGAGCGCGAGCGTGGCCTGGGCCTTGAGGTCGATCGGGACCTCATCGTCCGGGCCGGTGAGCGTCTCGCGCAGCGCCGGCCTGGCGTCGGCGGCGCGCAGGTTGCCTAGCACCCTGGCGGCTAGCACGCGCGCCCTGGGGTTGCCGGCGTCGAGGGTCTCGACCAAAGAGGCCGTCGCCACGGCTCCTATCCTCTCCAGGTTCTCGGCCATGCGCAGGCGGGTCAGCTCCGAGGGGTCGTTAAGGGTCTGCGACAAAGACGCCGCCGCCTCCGGCGTCCCGATCCTGGCAAGGGCCCTGGCGGCGACGGCCCTGACGGTCTCGTCCTCGTAAGAGAGGAGCTGCGTTATCTGCGGGACCGCCTCGGGCCCGCCGAGGTAGCCGAGGCCCTCGGCGGCCTGGGCCTTTCTCCAGCGGTTGCGCGAGCGCAGACGCCAGAAGAACCTCCTCACGAGGCCCGCCTCCCGCGCCAGCTCGATCAGCCTCTCCCGCTGCGAGCCTGTCAGGAGCGTGAGGTACTCGATGAGCCTCGCCGCGAGAAGGTCCATATCCCGCCCCTTGAGGTTCAGCAGCTCCGGGTCGGCCCGCCCCGTCAGGAGCGACTCGTCCAGGGCTGCTTCGAGCGTGGCCGCCCTCGCCTCGAGGCCGCGCTGCTTGACGGTCCTGCTCATCTTTACCCCGAGGGTCAGCAGGACCATCAGGACGTTCAAGACGCCCATGACCGCAATAGTCCACAACATAACCGTCACGTTTTTCGCCTCACCCCCACTCTTCTCAAGACTTTTAGTATCTTATCGCGTGGGTAATCATTACAAGTAGGCTTACGCACTCGGCGAGGTGACGGATCTGTTGGACACAAACGGGATAAAGATCCTGGCGGCGGACGACGATCGCATCGTGCGGCGGATCGTGGTCGCGAAGCTGACGGGCCTGGGCTACGACGTGACCGAGGCCCAGGACGGGCAGGAAGCGCTGGACATCCTGGAGAGCGGGAACATACCCGACCTCCTGATCACGGACAGCCTCATGCCCCGCGTCGGCGGCCTGGAGCTGGTCCGCAACGTGAGGAAGAGCCAGAACGCCGCCGTTGCCTCGTTGCCGGTCATCATGCTGACCTCCCGCCAGGGCGAACGGGACATAATAGAGGGCCTCGAAACCGGCCTCGACGACTACGTGACCAAGCCCTTCTCCCCCGACGAACTCGCCGCCCGCGTCCGTACCGCCCTCTGGCGCGCGAGACGCTAGCGCGCTCCGGCTTCGCCTCCGCGCGGCACGCCCCCTTCGGGGGCTTTCAGCCCGGCGCTGCGCGCCTCTCAGCACGCTTCGGCCTGTCAGCAAAAAGAAGTGCTGACAGGCTGACCAGCTATTCACCCGTCGAGACGCGGTTTCGGCCGGCTCTCTTGGCGGCGTACAGGGCGGCGTCGGCCTCTTTGAGCAGGTCGTCGGGGGCGCCTGCGGAGGAGAAGGCGGCGACGCCGGCGCTGATGGTTACGACGTTGCCCGGGGGGTTCGATTCGTGCGGGATGCCGAGGTCCTCTACCGTGTGGCGCAGGCGGTCGGCTATACCGACGGCCATCTCCACGGACTGTTCGGGGAGGACGATCAGGAACTCTTCCCCGCCGTAGCGGTAGGCTGTGTCCCCGCCGCGCAGGCTGGCGGAGATCGTCTGTGAGACTTTCTGGAGGGCGTCGTCGCCGGCGAGGTGCCCGTAGCGGTCGTTGTAGGCCTTAAAGAAATCGACGTCGCAGAGGACCACCGCGTAGTCGTGGCCGTACCGTTCCGCCCGGCTCTGGAGAACTTCGAGGTCCTCGCGCATGCGCAGGCGGTTGCCAAGACGGGTAAGCGGGTCCTGCCTGGACTGTTCGAAGAGCATCCGGTTCAGATTCTCCAACTCGTCGTTCTGGAAGGCGAGTTTCCGGTGCAACTCGGTCACGCGGTCGGCCGAGATCAGGCGCATCCCCAGCTCGTCGCGGTCGAGCGGCTTGGAGAGGTAGTCGTCCGCCCCGGCTTCGAGGCCCATTAGCAGGTGGTCCCTGTCGCCGAGCGCCGTGAGGAAGATGAAGTAGGTGTACGCGCGGCCCCGGGCGCCGCGTTCCTCTTCCCGGATCATCCGGCAGAGCTCCAGACCGTCGACGTCCGGCATCATCCAGTCGCTTATGATGACGTCGACGCAGGGCTGTGCGCAGAAGGTCTCCCACGCCGACCTTCCGTCTTCGGCGACGAGGCACTCGTGGCCGAGCTTCTCGACGGCGCGTTTGAGGATGGTGCGGGAGACCGCATCGTCTTCGGCAACGAGTATCTTCAAGAGGCGTTCTTCTCCTTCTCTTCTTTCAGGGCCGGCACCACGTGCCCGAGCTCTTCTTCCAATCGGTCGATCAAACCGGGCACGGCATCCCGGTCGCCGGTGGCCCCGGCGGCCTGCAACCGGGAGGCGAGCTGGCTCATTCGCCGGGCCCCCATGTTGGCGGCGCTCCCTTTGAGGGCGTGCGCCGCCAGCTCCACGGCCGAGTCCTCACCCTTCCCGGCCGCCCGCTTCAGGTCGCGGAGGTGTTCGGACGCGTTCTCGAGGAACATCTCTATCAGCTCGGAAAAGAACTCCGGGTCGCCGAGCTCGTGCAGGACCTTCAGTACGTCCGGGTCGAGGGGCGTCTGCTCCGACGCCGGTGAGCCTTCGGGGTCTCCGGCGCCGGACGCCGCCCCCGAGGTTGCCTCCGGCGTATCTTCCACTACCCAACGGGCCAGCACCGCCGCGAGCTCCTCTGCCCCGACGGGCTTGGAGAGGTAGTCGTCCATGCCGGCCTCGATGGCCTTCTCGCGGTCGCCCACCATCGCGTTGGCGGTCATGGCGAGGATCGGGACGCGCCGGCCGTCGCCGGCCTCGCGCTCGCGGCGGCGTATCGTGGCCGTCGCCTCGTAGCCGTCCATCTCGGGCATCTGCACGTCCATCAGCACGGCGGCGTAGGAGGCTTCGGGATCGGCGTGGGAGATGGCCTCGACGGCCTCGCAGCCGTTTCGGGCGACGTCCACGCGGTAGCCGATGTTCTCCAGCATCCTGACGGCGACCTTCTGGTTCACGGGGTTGTCCTCGGCGAGGAGGAGGCGGGCGCGGTTGCCGGTCCTCTCTTCGCGCAGGGTGTGGCGGGTGACGAGCCGGGCCTCCTTCTGGTCGGGCTCCCGGACGCCGCCCATGACGGCGGCCAAGGCGCCGTGGAGGTCGGACTGGCGGACGGGCTTGGTCAGGTAAGCGTGTATGCCCGCGTCCCTGGCCTCCTCCCCGTCGCCGCGCTGGCCCACGGAGGTCAGGAGGATCAACCTGGTGGGGGAGAGGGTCGGGTCTTCCTTTATCTTCCGGGCGAGCTCCATCCCGTCCATGCCGGGCATCTGCATGTCGAGGATGGCAAGGTCGTAGGAGTCTCCGCGTCCGGCCGCGCCGCGCAACTCCTTGAGGGCGTCCGGCCCGTCCGCCGAGCTTGCGGACTCCACGCCCCAGGATGAGAGCTGGCGGGCGAGGATGCTCCTGTTGGTGGCGTTGTCGTCCACGACCAGGGCGCGCAGGCCGTGGAGGTCGGCGCGGGGCTTCGTGGCCTGCGCGCCGGCCGGCTGTCTTCGCAGGGGCAGGAAGAAGCAGAAGGTGGAGCCCACCCCCGGCTCGCTCTCGACGCCTATCTCGCCCCCCATGAGCTCCACGAGTTGCTTGCTTATGGCCAGGCCGAGGCCCGTGCCCCCGTAGCGGCGGGTGGTGGAGGCGTCGGCCTGGGAGAACGACTCGAAGACGCCCCGCTGCTGCTCCGGCGCCATGCCGATGCCCGTGTCCCGGATCGAGACGCGCACCCCTATTCTGTCAGCCTCGTCGGGGGAGTCTCCGGACCTCTCCACGCGCAGGACGACCTCGCCCTTCTCGGTGAACTTCACGGCGTTGCTCACCAGGTTCGAGAGTACCTGCTTTATGCGTCCGGGGTCGCCGCGAAGGGCCGTGGGGACGTCGTACTCGACCAGGCTGGCGAGTTCCAGGCCCTTGCTGTGGGCCCGGCCTGCGAAGAGGGCCATCACGTCCTCCACCGCCGCGCGCAGGTCGAAATCTATCGTCTCCAGGCGCATCTGGCCGGCCTCGATCTTCGAGAAGTCCAGGATGTCGTTGATGATCGCCAGCAGGTTCTCCCCCGAGAGGCGCACGGTCTCGACGAACTCCTGCTGCTCCGGCGAGAGCGGCGTATCCAGCAACAGCTCGGTCATGCCTATGACGCCGTTCATGGGGGTGCGTATCTCGTGGGACATGTTCGCCAGAAACTCGCTCTTGGCCCGGTTCGCCGCCTCGGCCGCCTCGCGGGCCTCGCGCAGTTCTTCCTCGGCCCGCGCGCGCTCGGTGACGTCAAGCATCGAGCCGATCATGCGCGTCGGCGCGCCCCCCCGGTCGCGCACGACGTAGCCGCGGTCCACGACCGAGGCGAACGTGCCGTCCTTGCGGCCGAAGCGGTACTCGTCGGTCCAGGCGTCCGTGCCGGAGGCGAGGACCGACTCCAGCCCCGAGAGAACCCGTTCCCTGTCTTCCGGGTGGATCCGCTCCTCCCACCACGAGCCGTCGTTCGGGATCTCCTCCAGGGCGTAGCCGAACATCTCCTCCACGGCGCCGTCCCACGTCTGCGTGCCGGTCTTGAGGTCGTTGTCCCAGATCGCCTCGTTGGTGGCGCGGGAGACCAGCCGGTAGCGCTCCTCGCTCTCTCGCAGGGCCCGCTCTGACTGTTTGCGATCCGTGATATCGCGCACGAGCCCTATGAACAGCGTGTCGTCGCCCCGCTCGGTCCTGGAAAGCGAAACCTCGACCGGGAACTCGGAGCCGTCTTTGCGACGGGCCGTGGTCTCCATGGGGTGCTCGAAGACCGTCAGATCCGGCTCCGTCCAGAGGACGTGCAGGTTGCCCGCTATCTCCTCGCGCGCGCCCTCGGGCAGCAGCAGGGTGAGGGAGTTACCAACTACCTCGTCGGCCGGATAACCGAAGATACGCTCGGCCGCCGGGTTGAAGGAGAGGATCTTCGCGTCCCGGCCGAACGAGACGATGGCGTCGGAGGCCGTCTCGACCAGCGCCCGGTTGCGCGCCTCGCTCTCTTCGAGAGACCGGGTGGACCGGGAGCGCTCGATCGCGCGCCCGAGCTGGGTGCCGACCTGGGTCATGAGCTCGAGCACCCCCTCGTCCGGTTCGGTGATCTCCGTGGAGAAAAACTCCAGCACGGCGGTCACCTCGCGGCCCGCCAGCACCGGGAAGGCGAACCCTGCCCTGATGCCGCTCTCCCGCGCCTGCTCGTACCTCGGCAACGACTCATCCGCTTCCAAATCCGAGATCCAGACCGGCTCCCCGCTCTCGAGGACCCGCCCCGGCAGGCCAATGCCCGCCTCGAAGCGCGTCGCCCGGGTCGCCCCGTGAAAGGCTTCGAACCGCCCCGGGTCGTCGTCGTGCCACAGGTCGGTCGGGACGAGCTGCGCGTGGTTCCCGTCGCGCAGGTGTAT carries:
- a CDS encoding PAS domain S-box protein — its product is MSSSAENMPGPPGSHRGRALALVAALLVLTVISAIAIERLYEYSFGYLRTQSELTSLRGALNTQEALEYEAIQDKEVGPNTEQRTREARGRMLDALDALEARDFDEDSLARLRSSTSDYTSAVDEEFRLIEAGRVGAAEELNGSRVDPISESLDGSLAALQAEYDGLARRSEMVADLGTAGIALLAALAGIAAFALYSRGRRRSREVLRHSEERFRSLVQNSSDIITLVDENGNIRYQSPSMRRVLGHEPEERVGKNIYETSPVHPEDVEKRNDLVKRAIEAGSDAETMGTVRLLGRDGSVRHTEYTVTNLLDDPSVGGILINCRDITDRVEAEGLIRESERRYSALLANTPAMVYRCLNEPDWPEMFASDYALELTGYPPEDLLIGGGVRFGRLIVEEDRERVWRETQEALEKRERYRLLYTLVHRDGTLKRVEEYGRGVYDEEGNVLAIEGLIYDVTEREEAARRLAEAEDLFRSVVDNSSEVISICDPDGTLRWTNDTFERVLGWSPGEMIGRNVLDYVHPEDLTAVVERTAEALEGGLENGEVVRNTAQYRFRHKDGSWRWMDAHGAYMMDHPRVRGVLVNARDVTARKSSEDRLREAEARYRVLVENVPAVVYVQDLSNPSRTTYISPQIADMQGYTAEEILADGEHWARRLHPDDRERVLAEDERTNETGGPFKLEYRQIARDGNVIWVRDEAVLVRDEDGNPMFWQGVLLDVTDRKRAEERLSEAEARYRTLVEHIPAVTYVQMPGEDGEPAPTVYASPQIEEHTGYPPRAFTEDPTLWVKIIHPEDHGRVMAEEVRTEETGEPFRVEYRIVRRDGEIVWIRDEAVLVRRDDGSPLFWQGVQIDVTDRKRAEEALRESEEAARRGEALVRLLGQVATAANEASSVEDAMRIALNGVCAFTGWPLGHIHLRDGNHAQLVPTDLWHDDDPGRFEAFHGATRATRFEAGIGLPGRVLESGEPVWISDLEADESLPRYEQARESGIRAGFAFPVLAGREVTAVLEFFSTEITEPDEGVLELMTQVGTQLGRAIERSRSTRSLEESEARNRALVETASDAIVSFGRDAKILSFNPAAERIFGYPADEVVGNSLTLLLPEGAREEIAGNLHVLWTEPDLTVFEHPMETTARRKDGSEFPVEVSLSRTERGDDTLFIGLVRDITDRKQSERALRESEERYRLVSRATNEAIWDNDLKTGTQTWDGAVEEMFGYALEEIPNDGSWWEERIHPEDRERVLSGLESVLASGTDAWTDEYRFGRKDGTFASVVDRGYVVRDRGGAPTRMIGSMLDVTERARAEEELREAREAAEAANRAKSEFLANMSHEIRTPMNGVIGMTELLLDTPLSPEQQEFVETVRLSGENLLAIINDILDFSKIEAGQMRLETIDFDLRAAVEDVMALFAGRAHSKGLELASLVEYDVPTALRGDPGRIKQVLSNLVSNAVKFTEKGEVVLRVERSGDSPDEADRIGVRVSIRDTGIGMAPEQQRGVFESFSQADASTTRRYGGTGLGLAISKQLVELMGGEIGVESEPGVGSTFCFFLPLRRQPAGAQATKPRADLHGLRALVVDDNATNRSILARQLSSWGVESASSADGPDALKELRGAAGRGDSYDLAILDMQMPGMDGMELARKIKEDPTLSPTRLILLTSVGQRGDGEEARDAGIHAYLTKPVRQSDLHGALAAVMGGVREPDQKEARLVTRHTLREERTGNRARLLLAEDNPVNQKVAVRMLENIGYRVDVARNGCEAVEAISHADPEASYAAVLMDVQMPEMDGYEATATIRRREREAGDGRRVPILAMTANAMVGDREKAIEAGMDDYLSKPVGAEELAAVLARWVVEDTPEATSGAASGAGDPEGSPASEQTPLDPDVLKVLHELGDPEFFSELIEMFLENASEHLRDLKRAAGKGEDSAVELAAHALKGSAANMGARRMSQLASRLQAAGATGDRDAVPGLIDRLEEELGHVVPALKEEKEKNAS